A DNA window from Leptospira langatensis contains the following coding sequences:
- a CDS encoding PaaI family thioesterase translates to MTSEEIYREIKASQNGQDWHHKNCFGCGPDNPRGLHASFPFHEPTGEVRFDWKIEKAFEGAPGYAHGGALATLLDEAQGVLCFHLGHFVMTDQLYMRYYKACPLGEELEVRCWVTMVRRRRLYTKGTVHLKRTGELLLSSKARWYDMPDRVFARMFQGTAFPVDTILKVLEENQKRGKEIRKRLKREKAKSV, encoded by the coding sequence ATGACTTCCGAAGAAATATATAGAGAGATCAAGGCCAGTCAAAACGGACAGGACTGGCATCATAAGAATTGTTTCGGTTGCGGCCCCGATAATCCCAGAGGACTGCATGCAAGTTTCCCGTTTCATGAACCGACGGGAGAAGTTCGCTTCGATTGGAAGATCGAAAAAGCCTTCGAAGGAGCCCCCGGTTACGCGCATGGGGGTGCACTTGCGACTCTCTTGGATGAAGCGCAAGGAGTTCTCTGTTTTCATTTAGGCCATTTTGTGATGACCGACCAATTGTACATGAGATATTATAAGGCCTGCCCTTTGGGAGAAGAGCTCGAAGTGCGTTGCTGGGTCACCATGGTCCGTCGCCGAAGATTGTACACGAAGGGCACAGTACATTTAAAAAGAACGGGTGAATTACTCTTAAGCTCCAAGGCACGTTGGTATGATATGCCGGACCGGGTCTTCGCGAGAATGTTCCAAGGCACCGCTTTTCCTGTAGATACCATCCTCAAGGTTCTGGAAGAAAATCAGAAAAGAGGAAAGGAAATCAGAAAACGTCTCAAACGGGAAAAGGCCAAATCCGTCTAA
- a CDS encoding pectin acetylesterase-family hydrolase — protein sequence MRTFAKSPFLISVLALALSVLDCKTESQDTTNQTIGLGLAVVLQNPYQRINANPDTIIIPNSNATYQSPGRSYIPACFGNSGNTSFHFYRKSVASNNKKLLINFMGGGACWSNDNCFGNNTTTFFNFLDTVPDLFVKVAFQGILDADVSANPLRNYDVLFIPYCTGDLHIGSADPTNYDDPYVDPASEPSAYHHRGHDNTLAVLKYIQQNYTQVTDIVVAGQSAGGYGAILNYPHIRQMFKDTATFPAVANVSLLADASNGAVVDNFFQDIVRDQWGSAVNMPTWIVGSNYLSGTPTIQDFISKTANAYTNDKIGQYAAQFDSTQRWFYNVMGIIKSGTPAYTDSSSFFGPGDASEVSDLPNSLADNTPSNCNWALHSKNAMQTAQTAATNGNYYYYIAPGDVHTITTSNEMFNLTSQGKSFNSWFANIVTNTGTTPENVDCSLGSGSHPCTDTNYISNQYNNSLKRSTSHQSFNSGKDLAETCL from the coding sequence ATGCGAACATTCGCCAAAAGTCCGTTCCTTATTTCCGTTCTTGCGCTTGCGTTAAGTGTTCTGGATTGCAAGACGGAATCCCAGGATACTACCAATCAAACGATAGGACTGGGGCTTGCAGTTGTATTGCAAAATCCCTACCAAAGGATCAATGCGAATCCGGATACGATCATCATCCCTAACTCGAACGCCACGTATCAATCTCCGGGAAGAAGCTACATCCCCGCTTGCTTCGGGAACTCCGGCAATACCAGTTTTCATTTCTATCGTAAATCGGTTGCTTCCAATAACAAGAAATTGCTCATCAATTTCATGGGAGGAGGAGCCTGTTGGAGTAACGATAATTGCTTCGGGAATAATACCACTACCTTCTTCAACTTCTTGGATACCGTTCCGGATCTCTTCGTAAAGGTGGCCTTTCAAGGCATTTTGGATGCGGATGTTTCCGCAAATCCATTAAGGAATTACGATGTTCTTTTTATTCCGTATTGTACTGGAGATCTTCATATTGGTTCGGCGGACCCGACAAATTACGATGATCCTTATGTAGACCCCGCCAGTGAACCTAGCGCTTATCATCATCGTGGACACGATAATACACTCGCCGTCTTAAAATATATCCAGCAAAACTACACTCAGGTTACCGACATTGTGGTCGCAGGGCAGAGTGCCGGCGGATACGGAGCGATTTTAAATTATCCTCATATACGACAAATGTTTAAGGATACGGCCACCTTCCCTGCCGTGGCAAATGTAAGCCTGTTGGCAGATGCTTCGAATGGAGCGGTAGTCGACAATTTCTTTCAGGATATAGTCAGGGACCAGTGGGGTAGCGCAGTAAATATGCCGACCTGGATCGTAGGGTCAAATTATCTGAGTGGGACTCCTACTATCCAAGACTTTATCAGCAAGACCGCTAACGCCTATACAAACGATAAAATAGGGCAATATGCCGCTCAATTCGATAGTACGCAAAGATGGTTCTATAACGTTATGGGCATTATTAAGAGTGGGACCCCCGCCTATACCGATTCTTCTTCCTTCTTTGGCCCTGGGGATGCGAGTGAAGTCAGCGATCTTCCGAACAGCCTTGCCGACAATACACCGTCCAATTGTAACTGGGCACTTCATTCTAAGAATGCAATGCAGACCGCTCAAACCGCGGCTACTAACGGAAATTATTATTACTATATCGCTCCCGGGGATGTTCATACAATTACCACAAGCAACGAGATGTTTAACCTCACCAGCCAGGGTAAAAGTTTTAATTCTTGGTTCGCCAATATTGTGACAAATACGGGCACTACTCCGGAGAATGTGGACTGTTCTCTCGGTTCCGGTTCCCATCCTTGCACGGATACGAATTATATCTCAAATCAGTACAATAACAGTTTGAAGAGATCTACTTCTCACCAATCTTTCAACAGTGGGAAAGATCTGGCGGAAACCTGCTTATAA
- a CDS encoding pectin acetylesterase-family hydrolase: MFRFLIVLIFFSSILCTKSSNHSDNEAAMNAAILGLVVSPYHRITPHPDTFTTQVDHGSGTPYTYTASFTPECSGTPGNTNFYFFRKTVRNANTKLLINFMGGGACWDDANCFGDNTTTYFNQLNTIPDFAINLIFKGIMDQSVGANPFRNYDIIFIPYCTGDLHIGSKVTTYARGTIQHHGYDNVISVLKFIQSAYSNLEEVFVIGQSAGGYGTILNFPIIRETVTSISSGVQVRMLSDASNAVVPTSSYTPGPAFFPVLENSWGVENGIGNASGHFTFSNLPQWVSGIGSTYTTSAGASLNDYFKKVADEYPNDRLAQYAAVFDGNQRFFYNVMGQINKINASQLAYTTATVADPYQSGKSYSSIFGDSDGSSMPDGNGSSSNDYTTCDWSKQAISKMKDAATKSNYRYYLGPGDVHTISTSNDMYSLVSGTVNFGTWLSDFAIGSMPTSVQCNDSAASCVNTNLITSTINTTLGEATSDTSYAISPKQNLFTTCGGVAGLGL, from the coding sequence ATGTTTCGCTTTTTAATCGTTCTTATCTTCTTCTCCTCTATTCTCTGCACTAAATCCTCCAACCATTCCGATAACGAAGCAGCAATGAACGCAGCTATCCTAGGCCTCGTAGTCTCTCCGTATCATAGGATCACTCCTCATCCGGATACTTTCACCACTCAGGTGGATCATGGCTCGGGAACTCCTTACACGTATACGGCAAGTTTTACTCCGGAATGTTCTGGTACTCCGGGAAATACGAACTTCTATTTCTTCCGTAAGACTGTCAGAAATGCGAATACCAAACTTTTGATCAATTTCATGGGGGGAGGCGCTTGTTGGGACGACGCAAACTGTTTCGGGGACAATACCACAACTTATTTCAATCAGTTGAACACCATTCCGGATTTCGCGATCAATCTCATCTTCAAAGGCATCATGGACCAATCCGTTGGTGCGAATCCGTTCCGAAATTATGATATTATTTTCATCCCCTATTGCACCGGGGATCTGCATATAGGAAGCAAGGTCACTACGTATGCAAGAGGCACCATCCAGCACCACGGATATGATAATGTGATTTCCGTTCTGAAATTCATCCAAAGTGCATACAGCAATCTGGAGGAGGTATTTGTGATCGGACAAAGCGCGGGAGGGTACGGAACCATTCTGAACTTCCCTATCATCCGAGAAACCGTGACGTCCATCAGTTCTGGAGTGCAAGTCCGGATGCTTTCGGACGCGTCTAACGCAGTCGTTCCTACTTCTTCTTATACTCCGGGTCCCGCGTTCTTTCCTGTTCTAGAGAATTCTTGGGGGGTAGAAAACGGCATCGGGAACGCAAGCGGGCATTTTACTTTTTCCAATCTTCCCCAATGGGTGTCGGGAATAGGTAGCACATATACCACATCTGCGGGCGCCTCCTTGAACGATTACTTTAAGAAGGTAGCGGACGAATATCCAAACGACAGACTAGCTCAGTATGCCGCAGTCTTCGATGGGAACCAAAGATTTTTTTATAATGTGATGGGACAGATCAATAAGATCAATGCGTCCCAGTTGGCTTATACCACCGCAACTGTAGCCGATCCGTACCAGTCAGGAAAATCCTACTCTTCTATTTTCGGGGACAGCGACGGAAGCTCTATGCCGGACGGGAATGGCTCTTCCTCCAATGATTATACTACTTGCGATTGGTCCAAACAGGCAATCTCCAAGATGAAAGATGCAGCTACCAAATCGAATTATAGATATTACCTAGGCCCCGGAGATGTTCATACAATTAGCACAAGCAATGATATGTATTCCTTGGTCAGTGGGACCGTAAACTTCGGGACCTGGCTAAGCGATTTTGCGATCGGATCCATGCCGACAAGCGTTCAGTGCAACGACTCGGCTGCTTCTTGTGTGAACACGAATTTGATCACGAGCACGATCAATACCACTTTGGGTGAAGCGACTTCAGACACTTCTTATGCAATCTCACCGAAACAAAATCTCTTTACTACTTGCGGAGGAGTCGCGGGACTCGGCCTCTAA
- a CDS encoding glutathione S-transferase family protein, whose amino-acid sequence MIELYTAGTPNGKKISIMLEELEIPYTVHPIDFGKTEQKAEWYLKINPNGRIPAIIDKDNGDFRVFESGAIMIYLAEKTGKLLSKDPKERSIAIQWLMFQMAGVGPMQGQANHFIKYAPEKIPYAIKRYVDETKRLYSVLDKRLQESEYLAGKELSIADIATWTWVKARSFIELTIDEFPHLKAWEEKLGNRPAFIKGSEIPKKN is encoded by the coding sequence TTGATCGAGCTTTACACAGCAGGCACACCGAACGGAAAGAAAATTTCCATAATGCTGGAAGAATTAGAAATTCCTTATACAGTCCACCCTATCGATTTCGGAAAAACCGAACAAAAAGCAGAATGGTATCTTAAGATCAATCCGAACGGAAGGATCCCTGCAATCATCGACAAGGACAATGGGGATTTTCGGGTTTTCGAGTCTGGCGCAATCATGATCTATCTTGCCGAAAAAACGGGGAAACTCCTATCCAAGGATCCGAAGGAAAGATCCATCGCTATCCAATGGTTGATGTTCCAAATGGCGGGAGTCGGCCCTATGCAAGGACAAGCAAATCACTTTATTAAGTATGCGCCGGAGAAGATCCCTTACGCGATAAAACGTTATGTCGACGAGACAAAAAGATTGTATTCCGTCCTGGACAAACGCTTGCAGGAATCCGAATATTTGGCGGGGAAGGAATTGTCCATTGCGGATATCGCAACCTGGACCTGGGTCAAGGCTCGTAGTTTTATCGAGCTTACCATTGACGAATTCCCCCATCTCAAAGCATGGGAAGAGAAATTAGGGAACAGACCCGCCTTCATCAAGGGTTCGGAAATTCCTAAGAAAAATTGA
- a CDS encoding sensor histidine kinase, producing the protein MSQIDNKNVYRALFEQSPIGLMIFDQNGTIVEANESSLHFLKATKERIIGLSYQDLKDKTVSELLGKGLKGEASDYEGPYRTTISNIILQVRFRVNPLMEKGKLVGIALIFENLTERMETEARLANSLSEKLAVEAALKENEVKFKTLFHSAGEAIFLMDDRIFLECNPKTEEMFGCDREDIVGASPVDFSPEYQPDGSASSEKAKQKIMAALDGRPQTFDWLHCKKDRSTFDAEVTLTSVTLNGRKLLQAIVRDISERKKAEEQIKKLNEDLEQKVVLRTEELKATNTYLENTNRNLIVTLDELKSTQAQLIQSEKMAVLGQLIAGIAHEVNTPLGAIISSNEGIQSLFRQDWEKLLCDFAEMSPSERESWKMIFSKGSIFPEFYDSAEERKNRKLIREALHRLGYPSLEFVSENLAELGIRPEDLPELVKEVPKEKFSTVVSNASSLSGIIRHSNVIREAAIKASRVIRALKTYVYQDQTVLSIIDIREQMDTVLTLYYNKLKYGVEIVRKFSDRSVVRGQADQLTQVWANLINNAFQAIAYQGVLELGSYTEGDFIVVSVTDNGPGIPEEIQDKIFEPFFTTKEKGEGSGLGLDICRKIVEMHNGRIEFDSKPGKTTFRVYLPLAETSLI; encoded by the coding sequence ATGAGCCAGATTGATAACAAAAACGTATATCGAGCTTTGTTTGAGCAATCTCCGATCGGACTCATGATCTTTGATCAGAATGGTACGATTGTAGAGGCGAATGAATCCTCTTTGCATTTTTTAAAGGCAACTAAGGAAAGGATCATAGGCCTTTCCTATCAGGATCTTAAGGACAAGACAGTATCCGAATTGCTGGGGAAGGGATTGAAAGGGGAGGCTTCGGATTACGAGGGCCCTTATCGTACCACGATCAGTAATATCATATTGCAAGTCCGCTTTCGAGTGAATCCTCTAATGGAGAAAGGAAAGTTAGTCGGTATCGCTTTGATTTTCGAGAATCTGACGGAAAGGATGGAGACCGAGGCGAGACTTGCCAACTCTCTTTCCGAGAAATTAGCGGTAGAAGCTGCGCTTAAGGAAAACGAGGTTAAATTCAAAACTCTTTTCCATTCTGCGGGAGAGGCAATCTTTCTCATGGACGATCGGATCTTTCTAGAATGTAATCCGAAGACGGAGGAGATGTTCGGCTGCGATCGTGAGGATATTGTAGGAGCCTCTCCTGTGGATTTTTCTCCGGAATATCAACCTGACGGATCAGCTTCTTCTGAAAAAGCAAAGCAGAAGATCATGGCTGCGTTAGATGGAAGACCTCAGACTTTCGATTGGCTTCATTGCAAAAAGGATCGTTCGACCTTCGATGCGGAAGTAACCTTGACCTCGGTCACCCTGAACGGCCGTAAACTTCTTCAGGCAATTGTGAGAGATATCTCAGAGAGAAAGAAGGCGGAAGAGCAGATCAAGAAACTGAACGAGGATCTCGAACAGAAAGTTGTCTTAAGAACAGAAGAATTAAAGGCGACAAATACCTATCTCGAGAATACGAACCGGAATCTCATCGTGACTTTAGATGAATTGAAATCAACTCAAGCGCAGCTCATTCAATCCGAGAAGATGGCGGTGTTAGGACAATTGATCGCAGGGATCGCTCACGAGGTAAATACTCCCTTGGGTGCGATCATCTCTTCGAATGAAGGGATACAGAGTCTCTTCCGACAAGATTGGGAAAAGCTTCTCTGTGATTTTGCGGAAATGAGCCCGAGTGAAAGAGAATCCTGGAAAATGATCTTTTCCAAAGGAAGTATTTTCCCCGAGTTCTACGATTCAGCAGAAGAGAGAAAGAATCGGAAATTGATCCGAGAAGCCTTGCATCGATTGGGTTATCCTTCCTTGGAATTCGTTTCTGAAAATCTGGCCGAGTTGGGAATTCGACCGGAAGATCTTCCTGAACTTGTGAAAGAGGTCCCTAAGGAAAAATTCTCCACAGTTGTTTCCAATGCGTCTAGTCTTTCCGGGATTATCAGGCATAGCAATGTGATCCGAGAAGCTGCAATCAAGGCTTCCCGAGTGATCCGAGCCCTTAAGACGTATGTCTACCAAGACCAAACTGTTTTGAGCATTATCGATATCCGCGAACAGATGGATACAGTGCTCACACTTTATTATAATAAACTAAAATACGGAGTGGAGATCGTTCGCAAATTCTCGGATCGATCCGTAGTTAGAGGACAAGCGGACCAGTTGACCCAGGTCTGGGCCAATCTGATCAATAACGCGTTCCAGGCAATCGCTTACCAAGGTGTTTTGGAATTGGGATCCTATACGGAGGGGGATTTTATCGTAGTATCCGTTACGGACAATGGCCCTGGCATTCCCGAGGAGATCCAGGACAAGATCTTCGAGCCGTTCTTCACTACAAAGGAAAAGGGAGAAGGCAGCGGCCTAGGCTTGGATATTTGCAGAAAGATCGTAGAGATGCATAATGGAAGAATAGAATTCGATTCTAAGCCAGGGAAAACAACTTTTAGAGTATATCTCCCCTTAGCCGAAACGAGTTTGATCTAA
- a CDS encoding methyl-accepting chemotaxis protein yields MIWYSRLNLKTKLAILFASVLLPFLALVALSIINSSSRIQDIETIRNDRLIPLKQLKTISDHYAISIVDCVHKVRSGAFTYEEGIANLDKATSDIDREWKAYLATTLVEEETVLIEELKPLFQEADTAVEQARALMKEQDRQGLGEFADKIMYPKIDPVAGKIEKLISVQLMIGERIYQRAETEYAFSLTVFLTISTITLVYILYASIKFSVTLVKGLNLVRISIRDADFSHAILVEEDQHNQDELYLLSIVFRNFQHKVKDMLSSILTFSESILASAEQLSKSSDYLSENAQTESASVEEISASVEEISAGMEQVTNNAEAQYKLILSFSGEMKELDSLITRVGESVGDSLGRISDMYTKTEAGKKTMGSLSESMIKIESSSGEMRSITAIIQEISEKVNLLALNAAIEAARAGEHGRGFAVVAQEITRLAEQTDQSTKTIEELIRTSNQEIQSGKGFVDSCVKVYAEILEGLAFIKSASDSIVSTMRVQQEKKELIRVAVDQVDSKSEEIRSSVREQKVAILETANAVTNISVTVQNSAANSEEIAGSASGLLQIAKNLGEAMNFLKG; encoded by the coding sequence ATGATTTGGTATTCACGATTAAATTTAAAGACGAAACTTGCGATCCTCTTTGCTTCTGTCCTCCTCCCTTTCCTAGCGTTAGTGGCCTTATCCATCATCAATTCATCTTCTAGGATCCAGGATATCGAAACAATCCGTAACGATAGACTCATTCCTCTCAAACAACTCAAAACGATTTCCGATCATTATGCGATCTCCATCGTAGATTGCGTTCACAAAGTGAGAAGTGGCGCCTTCACGTATGAAGAAGGGATCGCGAATCTGGACAAAGCAACTTCCGATATCGACAGGGAATGGAAAGCATATCTTGCAACGACCTTAGTAGAAGAAGAGACAGTACTGATCGAAGAGCTAAAACCTCTCTTCCAAGAAGCAGACACTGCAGTAGAACAAGCTCGAGCCTTAATGAAGGAACAAGATAGGCAAGGTTTGGGAGAATTCGCGGATAAGATCATGTATCCGAAGATAGATCCTGTAGCTGGCAAGATAGAAAAACTGATCTCTGTCCAGCTGATGATCGGAGAACGGATCTACCAAAGAGCGGAAACTGAATATGCTTTTAGCCTAACCGTATTTCTTACGATTTCGACAATTACATTGGTCTACATACTTTATGCTTCCATAAAGTTCTCCGTGACTCTCGTAAAAGGTCTGAACCTGGTCCGGATCTCCATCCGGGATGCGGACTTCTCTCATGCTATACTGGTAGAAGAAGACCAACACAATCAGGATGAGCTGTATCTTCTTTCCATCGTTTTTAGGAATTTCCAGCATAAGGTAAAGGATATGCTTTCTTCCATTCTTACCTTTTCAGAATCCATTCTGGCCTCTGCGGAGCAACTCTCCAAATCCAGCGATTATCTTTCCGAGAATGCACAAACAGAATCCGCGTCCGTCGAAGAGATCTCCGCTTCTGTCGAAGAGATCAGCGCCGGAATGGAGCAAGTTACAAATAACGCAGAAGCCCAGTATAAACTGATCCTATCCTTTTCCGGAGAAATGAAAGAGTTAGACAGCCTCATCACTAGAGTGGGCGAATCCGTTGGAGATTCTTTAGGAAGGATCTCGGATATGTATACCAAGACGGAAGCAGGTAAGAAGACTATGGGAAGTCTTTCCGAAAGCATGATCAAGATCGAATCCAGTTCCGGAGAGATGAGATCCATCACTGCGATCATCCAAGAGATCTCGGAAAAAGTAAACCTTCTCGCATTGAACGCTGCGATCGAAGCGGCTAGAGCGGGAGAACACGGAAGAGGATTTGCAGTCGTCGCACAGGAGATCACAAGACTCGCGGAACAAACGGACCAAAGCACCAAGACGATCGAAGAACTGATCCGAACTAGTAACCAGGAAATACAATCCGGAAAAGGATTCGTGGACAGTTGCGTGAAAGTCTATGCGGAGATCTTAGAAGGATTAGCCTTTATTAAGAGCGCCTCGGACAGCATTGTTTCCACAATGAGAGTACAGCAAGAGAAGAAGGAACTCATCCGTGTAGCGGTGGATCAGGTGGATTCGAAATCGGAAGAGATCCGTTCTTCCGTAAGAGAGCAGAAGGTTGCGATCCTGGAAACGGCAAACGCGGTCACAAATATTTCCGTTACGGTGCAGAACAGCGCCGCCAACTCGGAAGAGATCGCAGGAAGCGCATCCGGACTTCTCCAAATTGCAAAAAATCTAGGAGAGGCGATGAACTTCCTGAAAGGTTAG
- a CDS encoding DUF1566 domain-containing protein, translated as MLGQLAECAVEPSTAPPTILYKKNLLNSVDFYFGFPGSFNPTVTGAGPVTYSISTGALPAGLSFNTSNGQISGTPTATAVLTSFGVTATNTFGNSTDTFYISVWDPSAIPDTGKATCTDNTGTGTSCAGQDGEFSNIPGFRSYNGPVPHPTYTNQQASVDMIRGLYWKTCSEGQADPTCSGTPTLGDWTWASNVCSNLNVAPGYAGFTTWRLPTMKELLTLVYLGSSTPLVESTYFPNSGASGYWTSTQNADSSVQAYAIDFNLGSSMSYNKASSFAVRCVSGRTMSEPSFVDQGNGIVLEQGSQIYFQKCNNGETYTAGACGTGANTIDWETAVAICDSFVLGGFNWRLPNLDELHLLTDYTDTSDPKIYSVFNSTASAAYWTSSSQGGGVQENQAYANLADTREMALQTKTNFLYFRCVSSGP; from the coding sequence ATGCTCGGACAACTTGCAGAATGTGCTGTGGAGCCTTCTACGGCTCCTCCTACGATCTTATATAAGAAAAATCTGTTAAATAGTGTTGATTTCTATTTTGGCTTTCCGGGAAGTTTTAATCCGACCGTAACTGGAGCAGGGCCGGTCACATATTCGATATCGACCGGGGCATTGCCTGCGGGATTATCTTTCAATACAAGTAACGGCCAGATCTCTGGAACTCCAACCGCAACGGCAGTTTTAACTTCATTCGGAGTAACCGCGACAAATACGTTTGGGAATTCAACCGATACATTTTATATTTCCGTCTGGGATCCTAGTGCAATACCGGACACCGGAAAAGCCACTTGCACGGATAATACCGGTACCGGGACTTCCTGCGCGGGACAGGACGGAGAATTTTCCAATATACCTGGATTTAGAAGTTATAACGGGCCGGTGCCTCATCCTACATACACTAACCAACAGGCTAGTGTGGATATGATACGAGGATTGTATTGGAAGACATGTTCGGAAGGGCAAGCAGATCCGACCTGCTCGGGGACTCCCACTTTAGGCGATTGGACGTGGGCGTCTAACGTATGTAGCAATTTGAATGTCGCTCCGGGATATGCAGGTTTCACGACTTGGAGACTTCCCACCATGAAAGAATTACTCACTCTCGTATACTTGGGATCTTCTACTCCTTTAGTAGAAAGCACATATTTTCCGAACAGCGGGGCTTCGGGATATTGGACTTCCACACAAAATGCGGATAGCTCTGTACAAGCGTATGCGATCGATTTCAATCTGGGAAGTTCCATGTCTTACAATAAGGCTTCTTCATTCGCAGTTCGTTGTGTTTCCGGCAGGACTATGTCGGAGCCTAGCTTTGTAGACCAAGGGAACGGGATCGTTCTGGAACAAGGAAGTCAGATCTATTTTCAAAAATGCAATAATGGAGAAACATATACTGCTGGAGCCTGCGGAACCGGAGCGAACACGATCGATTGGGAAACCGCAGTTGCTATCTGCGATAGTTTCGTATTAGGAGGTTTCAATTGGAGACTTCCAAATTTGGATGAGTTACATCTTCTTACGGATTATACGGATACTTCCGATCCTAAAATATACTCTGTGTTTAACTCTACTGCTTCCGCTGCATATTGGACATCTTCTTCTCAAGGAGGAGGCGTTCAGGAAAATCAAGCATATGCTAATCTTGCAGATACCAGGGAGATGGCTCTCCAAACTAAAACGAATTTTCTGTATTTTAGGTGCGTAAGCAGCGGCCCATAA
- a CDS encoding zinc-binding dehydrogenase produces MKAAILESGKRSLQIQDIPVPKVGPHEAKVRIKACGICGSDVHLILHGTLKCKHYPKIPGHEASGVIEEIGEKVTRFKKGDRVVIAAGTSCGKCAHCLSGRENLCKDIGVFGFDREGNFAEYNIVEERYLYPLPDVIPFEQGAILADAVSTPYNAIKFRGNIQDGDNVAVFGCGGLGIHGVVIARALTKGKVIALDVDKGALDNAIAYGADEVVNLREVKNPGKALKEISKGIDLLADFSGRVSNIEESLRAMNPGGRMVMVGIGREPLKFAIPFVIIEKQITIAGSYGSDRRAIPELIDLYVQGKLNLSRSITDVRKLEDINESLHDLEDRKGNPIRFVISP; encoded by the coding sequence ATGAAAGCTGCCATATTAGAATCCGGTAAAAGAAGTCTTCAGATCCAAGATATTCCTGTTCCTAAGGTTGGACCGCATGAAGCAAAAGTAAGGATCAAGGCCTGCGGGATCTGCGGCTCCGATGTGCATTTGATCCTGCATGGGACTTTGAAGTGCAAACATTATCCTAAGATCCCGGGCCATGAGGCGTCCGGCGTGATCGAAGAGATCGGTGAGAAGGTGACCCGGTTCAAGAAGGGAGACCGAGTGGTGATCGCTGCAGGAACCAGTTGCGGGAAATGCGCGCATTGTCTGAGCGGAAGAGAGAATCTTTGCAAAGACATCGGTGTCTTCGGTTTCGATAGAGAAGGTAATTTCGCAGAATATAATATAGTTGAGGAGCGTTATTTATATCCTCTGCCGGATGTTATTCCCTTCGAGCAGGGAGCGATCCTTGCGGATGCAGTCTCGACGCCGTACAATGCGATTAAGTTCAGAGGAAATATCCAGGACGGAGATAATGTAGCTGTCTTTGGTTGTGGCGGTCTTGGGATCCACGGAGTAGTGATCGCGAGAGCTCTCACCAAAGGAAAGGTAATCGCGCTCGATGTCGATAAGGGAGCCTTGGACAACGCTATTGCCTACGGAGCGGACGAAGTTGTGAACTTAAGAGAGGTCAAGAATCCAGGAAAGGCCTTGAAAGAGATCTCGAAAGGGATCGATCTACTCGCTGATTTTTCTGGAAGAGTGAGTAATATTGAGGAGTCTCTTAGAGCAATGAATCCCGGAGGAAGAATGGTCATGGTCGGGATCGGAAGAGAGCCTTTGAAATTTGCCATTCCATTCGTAATTATAGAGAAACAAATAACGATCGCCGGATCTTACGGCTCGGATCGAAGGGCCATCCCGGAACTGATCGATCTGTACGTGCAGGGAAAATTGAATCTGTCTCGTTCCATCACAGACGTGAGAAAACTAGAGGATATCAATGAGAGCCTTCACGATCTGGAGGATCGAAAAGGCAATCCGATCCGTTTCGTGATCTCTCCTTGA
- a CDS encoding O-acetyl-ADP-ribose deacetylase, with protein sequence MEIYVWKGDITSIQADAVVNAANSSLMGGGGVDGAIHRVGGPKIAEECRILKLKRYPNGLPTGQCTLTSGGQLPAKYVIHAVGPVWKGGEFGEASLLESCYRNILQLAQERAFESIAVPSISTGIFAYPKELATPIAIQTVLDHKDQFPRKLALICFDKDTKDLYEKTLKELGVNFKEGIQSF encoded by the coding sequence ATGGAAATATATGTTTGGAAAGGCGATATAACATCCATCCAGGCGGATGCTGTGGTCAATGCGGCCAATTCTTCCTTAATGGGGGGAGGCGGAGTCGACGGCGCCATTCATAGGGTAGGTGGACCCAAGATCGCCGAAGAATGCAGGATCCTAAAATTGAAACGGTATCCGAACGGACTACCTACGGGCCAATGTACGTTGACATCGGGAGGGCAGCTTCCCGCAAAATATGTGATCCATGCGGTAGGGCCGGTATGGAAGGGAGGAGAGTTCGGAGAAGCGTCCTTATTGGAAAGCTGCTATAGAAATATACTTCAGTTGGCTCAAGAAAGGGCTTTTGAGTCGATCGCCGTCCCAAGTATCAGCACCGGGATCTTCGCCTATCCGAAAGAGCTTGCGACCCCGATTGCGATCCAAACGGTTTTGGATCATAAGGACCAATTCCCCAGAAAACTTGCCCTCATATGCTTCGACAAGGATACCAAGGATCTATATGAGAAAACCTTAAAAGAGTTAGGTGTGAATTTCAAAGAAGGGATCCAATCCTTCTGA